Within Phycodurus eques isolate BA_2022a chromosome 18, UOR_Pequ_1.1, whole genome shotgun sequence, the genomic segment AAAGAATCCCAAGAATGGATTGAGCATGGTCCTCCTTCATTAGGATACTTTTTAGTTTTTGGAAAATCCAGCCCCCAAAGCTAGTTTTGCTCAGCAACATAAAATTTGGTAGGTGTGATTGCcttgagtagacccacaaaaaagtctccggAAGCAATGCCTTAAAAGACAcatgaagtcagccattttggtttgaagcgtcCATTTCGGTGtcattttggccttttttttttcctgcctcagaaagcagcatgaaatttggtaggtgtGTCTTTCAAGAGTAGACCCACAAATAAGTCTcaagaatcactgcccaaaaagacacaagaaagttggccattttgctttgaaattgacattttagtGTCATTGTCACCTTTCTTTCAACATCGAAAATAAAACCCTCATTTCACCTGGCAACGCAACATTTTGGCGGGCCTGTCTATTACGAGTAAACCCACgaacacaggaagtcagcaatTTTGGTTTAAAATGGCCGTTTTGACCCTGAAGtcgattatttctatttccgtGACTTCTCATGCGTGTTTGCATGTTTAACGGTGATGTATAGCTTCCtcgtacacacaaacacgcacatccATCACACGCGTTCTTGCGTCACTGGCATTTTACACCACCCAACAAACCACTTATTATATGCGCAGtccatttgtatttttcctcatGGGACAGATAAGATATCATCTCGTCCGACTCCGTCTCACTGTCTCATATTTCCAGGAAATACACACGTCCTCAAAATAACCTGTCACTTCCCATTTGGCCACATTTGCCCAAAACGTATATGCGCCACGGGGGCACGCATCACACTGATGCGCGCACACGCCCCACTGAgttattagtgtgtgtgtgtgtgttagggtcAACATGAGACAGGAAGTAGCAAACAAGAACTTCCCGAGGAAGActattgtcacacacacacacacacacacacgcagaaacacactcacacggacacacaatgtcaagaaaaaaatcctGTATTTTTAGtacttgaaaaatataaaatggtaattagtcaaaaaataaaatttggtatatattgaaaaaaataagatcacTCCCCCAAAAGtcaggaaataaatatttaccaaaaaacaaacaaacaaaaaaacttaaatggCAATTAGTCATTGCTcaaaacaggaaaaacaaattaatagaAAAGATTAATTGAATTGTATTAAACCTTTAAAAGACAAATCTGATACATttatagtgttgtttttgtattcgAATGGTAATTTCATAATTCTAacgtatttattatatatactttacatcttaaaacatttcccACGACCTATTTTTGCCTGTTGTACCCATTTTACGTGTATTTTATATTGTGCACTTGCCAAATTCTAGTGGTTAATCAATAAAAAGATATGTAAAAACATGACAATATCAGCCATGGGTGGTGTTCATGATGCAATTTATTGTGCTGATGGAAACCTTTTCTCGAAGGACATCAATTACATTCACATTATCGAAGACACGCATGTACTGTTCTTGTGTTGCATGAACATTTTTCACTAAATATCGACATTTTCAATACTTTAGAAGTCAACAGAAGAGGAGTGAAGAAGGGTATACTGGCATATTGCAACAGTAATGTAACATGGATGATAATGGGACGCAGCTATCCTAACTGTGTAATGTCAATTAGTGTAAATGAGTCTCATAAAAATAAAGTGTGTTGCCGCTGAGGAACGTTAGAGAGTTAGCATAATACATAATGGTTTCATACAATAATATCACACGCCAGCAGCACACATAATTAGAAGTCACAGTAAAAATAtcagaacatttaaaacaacatcatTTCCCTGCAATCCTCATTGTGAAcactgaggttttttttttttttttttttttgtatttcagtctagtctgtgttttatttatttatttattttgagcaACCCATCTGACTCTTTTCCCAAATGAGCAACcaggaaaaaagaacaaaggccaGAACACTCCAAAAATAATCCACACACACGTTATAGTTTTTAACAAgttaaactacatttttatcTATTTGTCCCCTGCATCAAAATGTCCGacattgttcacattgttgaGTCATTCCCGTTGTGTCCCAGTGGTTCACATCCAGTGTTTCTTgcttttaaagaccctgtaaagtgaattcagagacttgtttctaaatacataatCCACGTTTGTAGCGAACTGCTGAGAACATGAAAGAGAGAATTGTGTAGCTTGAGCACCTTTCATTAGCATCAGCGGTTATCAGGTGcatttagctagctagctatgcatGCACCctgaaaatacatcttccctttgGATAGTCCGGTGGTGTGGCCACTTTATAGAGTGTCTCGTTGTTGGCCATGAGTGTGCGCACATCATGCAAAGAAAAGCGCAGAGAtgaggtgaaaaaaataaaaggtccAACGTGACAGCCAGCGGCCTTGCGCTGGCgtgccgctttagagcgcctcgttgtcattGCATGGAAAAGCCCCACGATGACCTGGTGGGATAGATTCCAGcagacaaagtagcatccatttttctcaGATGGCGTAGTGCTATTTGATTAACAGTTGAGCTGGGTGTGGTTTCAGTCCATTCAGCGATCACAGCGTTTTGAGAGCGGAAACCTTTGCTTGATTTTGCataattttgaagcctcatttaatatacttgattttttttatttagattattattatttttttttaattattcaaatttggcagggatGCTAACAAAACTGCCGTGTGTGAATTaagaagtatttattttcactttacaggatcTTTCAAATTAGGTCTAAATCAGGCTACAATTggctaacaaaaaataaatctcttcAAACAGTTCAGCTACATCAGTATCGTActtctttattttaattattagatTCAATAATACGGGAGTCATAATTACTGAAGGTTATCTGCCAAGCCACGTTTCGGTACCCTTTGGTAGTTACGTAAAGGGCGGGGCTAGAAACGCTGCCATCTGTTGATTGGTGGAaagaacaccaactgccatgaTGACACGCGATTGACGTGGCTGACGCCGCACCGGAAACAAGTTTGATCGGGATTAACCATTCCAAACCAAAGTCGGTGGAAACTCGGGATGAGAATTGGGAAATTCTGAATTTCTGATGTCACGCTGTTTAGCTAGTTCACGCCGCTAATTATACTCAGCCGACACAGCACAATCCAAACCATACTCAGACACACTTATCCCGCTTCTATCGCGCCTGTAAAACTAAtccacctacacacacacaagcacaatcTGGATTTAGCATCCTGAACTGCAATGAAATGCGGGAAGGACAGTCAACTAAATatctttagttgttgttgttttgttttattgattatacagtgaacccccggtTCATCGTTTGCACCTGTCacagagttgttgttgttttttttaagtgtgcagGCATGTCCAAATTTCGAGTTGTACCACGTTGTGctacaacatgccaggcagcactgaggtctactggaagaacGGCAGCAGAAttaccaagaagaagaagaagcagagagCTAAatcataaatgaatgaatacatcacCGATAGaagaaaatatatgcctgtgagtagtATGCGTTGCTGCTCTGTGGCTGTTAAAGTAGTAGttgtttgaagggttataaTTCCTCTAACATCTGTGCTAATTCCGTTAACCCATATATGGcgtttcgcattatatgttagcattaagcattTAGCGGACTAAGTTAtacaatatttgtcttttgttttatgggACAGCCAGAGTcgtcttttcatttcctcaaaaagATATGTGatagtcttttttgtttgttttttacagcgAGTATTAAAATAGGTGCTAAGGAATACCTTTAACAGTGTGTTTTaacaagtttaaatgtgtttcaagtgtgtgggaggggtaaaactatttaaaacagTTTCATTATATGGTCTATATTGCATATTTGTACCTATCGCAGATGGATCTGGAACAcacggggttcactgtatgctATTATCCGAGCAGCTGTGCCATAAATTCGACTTGTTTGCGATAGCTGACTTCAGGTTTGCCTCCGTTGCCTTCAAGACATGATCAATCAATTGAATCGCTGACAGGATTATGAAGTTTTAGAATGTTGAGGCGTTTGGGATGAGCCACATCAGGCGCGTTTACTCTGGTATTTTCCTCTTGGAGGGAGGCAGCAGATGCGCCGGCAGCTCGGTGGGCAGCTCGTGTCCCTCCAGCTTGACTTTAATGAGGTGGTTGGCCAGCGCGAACTCGTCGTCGTCCAACATGCCGTCCTTGTCGATGTCGGCCAGCTTCCAGATCTTGCCCAGCACAGTGTTGGGCAGCTTGGACTTAACCATCTCCCGCTTGGCGTTGGCGCCCGTCACCTTGCCGTTGACGGGCGACAGCGTGTAGAAGATCTCGTCGTAGGCCGGCTTGTCGCGCGCCACCACCCACTCGGCCTCGTCGATGCCCTCGCCGGCGCCCTCGCCGTAGCCGTGGCCGAAGGGGCCGTCGAGCGTGCCGTCGAAGGCGCCGCCCTTGACCACGGGATTGGGGCGCTTCGTCTCCTCCTGGCGCACCAGCACCATCAGGCCGGCGATGTCGTGGGCCAGCATGTCGTCCACCGCCTCCAGGAGCTTGGACTTGAGTGGCTGGAACTTGGTGAGGTCCTGAGCTTGGAGTTGGTCCTGGAAGGGAGGCAGAGATGGCAGAAGTGCTCAAAGTCCCtggaaagtcaaaataaatgtcttctacatacaacacaccacagagaagagtgttctTAACAAGTTGAATGCCGCCTAATTTGAATGTGTGCGTCACATTGCGCTGTTTAAGCCACGCCCTCAAATTCAGAAAAAGGGTTCAACGCTCCTTCTCCATAATTGAGTGCTACATTgatctcagtctttgcacgttttcagaaaTTATCTTCAAAGATTtagaatgtatttagaaataaatctctgaattcacatGACAGGGTctatattttgacaaagtaaagaGTCGAAATTCCAGAACTGTTTGCCCTTCCTTTACCCGTTCCTTACCTGCATCCGCTTCAGATTTGGAAAATCTCCAGGCGATATCTGATGCTCCCTCTCGATGCGCTTGTAGATGTCTCCCAAGCTGGTGATAAGCTCCTTCTTCTTGTTGTCCCTGCCAAACACCGCCGGCATCTCCTTCTTCAGGGAGCTGATGATGTATGCGTGGACCTGCGTGACGGGATTCAAAGATGCAATCAGGGCAACAACGCCGGAATGCAGGACAAGAAAGAAAGTGACAACATCAAGTACAGCTGCACACAAAATTCTACTTTTACTAAGATGGTAAAGCTCAGTTTTGGGGCTGAACCGGACAGTGAATAGCGTTataattacattgaaaaaaaattcttgaataaccAAGGATAAACCACCATTAAGTgttttcaggggaaaaaataataaaaaattgaaaataattcaaaggaaatagaaaagaaaaatacacaaatagtatttgggggtccactgtattcatTGAACACTTATTCTgcatgcacatttttttgtttgtttgtttttttacatcataAGTTTAAAGAGTGAGTTTACCCGGCTAGAGAAGTTAGCGCTCGGACTAGAAAGTTAGCATGCAGGCTAGCGAATTTCGGGGACAGGTTAGAGAAGTTCGCTCTCGGTTTGAGAAGTTAGCACTACACAGGCTAGCGCTGCTAGTGTGCAGACTAGCGAAGTCCTAACTTTTACCCATAGTTGATCAGGGAAATCAGTCATCCTTAGCAACAATGTGTTTCCTCAAAGTCTGTCTCATGACCTTGAAGTTTAAGAGTTTTTCCGACAAGTCGCCGAGTGTCTGTCCTCAGACAGGAAAGAGGAAATCATTGACACTGAGGTGAAATCGTGTATGATCCCATTTGTTCTAACATCTGGTTCGCTGATAGGAAACACTTGAGTCCTGGAAACACGCAAAATGTACATATGGGACTCTTTTTGTGTGCTAGGCCCTTTCGTAGCGTGTAGACACAAGAATTGGGACAGCAAGCGTTACCTTGGCCAACCTGGCCCGCTTGATCAGGTCGTTGAGTTTCCTCAGCGCGGCGTTCCGCGGCAACGACTGGATATCCTTGAACAAATCCTGCTCCTCGGCCTCGAACAGCTTCCTGTTGTCGGGGATCAGCAGAGGGTGCGACCAAAAGGAGCCGATGTACACGCGAATCACCTGCCGGAGAGGAAAGGGAGATTTGCTTGAGTGTTTTGCAGAGGTCGCCTTGCCTCGCCGCAAAAACTGAAGCGAGCTAGAAATGGTGCGCAcatgcagggatgtcagattCATGTGTtatgtcacaatcatatcagagcttttaagtGGCACAAAAACTAATCTAGGGAGGAGTAATTAGTTCCCTATGTGCATCGTATTCACTAAACGtgttgattttaaaatatattcaaacGCGCCGATCGCTACAGACGTCTTTAGCTAGTCGAGGTTGGGTAAACACGTTTTGCTCTGaccgaccaatcagaggatggaaaactGCTTACGTCATCGAGGGCCAGAgctctggccctgtgaggcaaatttgaaatctgattggttaaagaaacagtcctatTGCTAAACATCTGACGTTACATTGGCCAGCAAAGCTCCTTATAAACGCCCTGGGAAGATCAGATTGACATTCATTCCTTTTCcgtacggcttatcctcacgcgggtcgcgggcgtgctggagcctatcccagctatcttcgggcgagagaaaccctgaactggtcgccagacaatcgagATTGACATTCAGTTAGGACTAAATTAAgccaatttcatggaacaaatattacaattgaGATTGTTAAATGGAGGTCAGTGCTACTTATGGCGTCTTGCCGTCCCGCCTACTTCGGCCGACCGTTCCGAATGTTtacctcgggtgtgttgactaTTTTGCCCAGTGACCACATGAGCGCGCCGTACACTCGCATCAGCTGCTGAGTCTCGATCTGGTCAGCCTTGTTCAACACCACCCtgacgacaaaaacaaaacaagcctttGTTTAACATCACGCGCGGGTACAAAGGTCCCGTCTTGCCGTACCTTATCTTGTCCTCGTGGTTCTTCAGCGCCTTTATCACCTCAGAAAACTCGTCAGAAATGTCCAGTTTGTGAGCGTCGAAGAGCAGGATGATCCGGTCCACGCGCTCGGCAAACCACTCCAAGACGGCCGCAAAGTCGtagcctggaaaaaaaaaaaaaaaaatgtcaatttttaaCACGTGAAGTTATGGATCATAACTGTTCTGTCACCATAGAAGCAATTAGAAGACCATTTTGCAACATGATGTACAAAAATCGGATGAAATATTAGCTGACTTAACCTGACAAAGCATGCAAAGTCCAATCTATTAGCATGTTTAATACTAAAAGACTGCAAccaagtagtagtagtagaagcaCTTTTTacgttttaaaacatttttttgtgttaatgcGCAGCTTCTTGTGCAAAACCAACGAGACGCCTTGATGGTTTGCCCAAGAACGTGAATTTGGTGGCGTAATCTGCCCATGGTAATGCAATTGTAGttctattattttttgtattatttatttttgcaacccATGTGACAAGATTCAgggatttagaaaaaaaaaaaaaaaaaaaaggagcaagaAACAAGTCCCCAAATTCCTCAAAGCTTACAATAACGCATTGTTAACTTCTGGATTAGCAGTATGTTGACATCTATCAGAAAATACCTCCATAAGGACATCTACGGAGGCAGCTATAGCCTGATAACTCCTCctctggacacacacacacacaatatacacACATCCACCAACAGGGGTGCACAGAGACGAAATAAATAGTAAGACAAGAGAGAGACAGGAGTGTAAAAATAAAGCACGGAAAGACATCGTATATGTGAGAAACAGTGGGCGAGTGCGCAAGTGGGAGAAATAGTGCCGCGTTCGGTGATCCAGCTCCTTTTGTCCGTGACGGCCGTTGGTATGGCAATGCCGCCGTTTAGCGTTGGGAATGCCGCTCGATGGAGCCACAGCACACTGAAAAGGATGCCGGGAATTGCCGTTTGCCTCTTATATGTCTCTTAATATTTGGTCACTAATACACAAGTTTTAAAAACGCGTAAACACTGGATTATATAAAATGAGACGCTGGTTTGTATACAGCTAAAAAGCTTCTTCATTGTGGCAATGGCGGCCCCAGATCACCTCCTTTAACAATCTCAACTTTTTTGAGCTGACCAGCCAGGAAACACCGTGTTGTTGCATGAGTGCTAGCCTTTGCGCGAATGTTACTACTCAGATTTTGTACACTAAAATCAGGATCACACTTTGAGCATTTCAAAACACGATATTGCAACAGCACGGAACGAGACAAGAGACAATAAGTTCCGTTAGTGAGTACATATGCGTCCATTAGCTTAGCATTTTTAGCCTCGCACTACCTGTTGTGTGAGTACTAGCCTCAGCGCTAATGTTACTGTTCAGATTTTGCACACTAAATGTTATTTCTGGAACAAATGTAAACCATGAACAAGTTCTGTTAGCTTGTGCAAACATTAGCTTAGCATCTTTAGTTTCTCGCCACATCTTGGCCGctaaacaaatacatattttccacAGCTTAAAAGTAAATTCAACTTTATAAAAACGTTGGAGGTGCCCACAACTCTTCCATATTATTGAATTTTTACCATCaaattttagaagaaaaaaaatcttaggaTTCAACTTTGTTTAGCGTTCTGGTAAATAAGACGACAACTTGACCATTTAGGATCTCAACAGTGTGCGCATGAACGCGAGAGCGTGCCCAATCAAAGCTCATTTTAGACGCTTCTTCCTGTTCTTTGAAACCGCAGGGACATAATCCTCCTGAAATGCTGACTTTGTAGGATTCAATGGGAGCAGACTGGTCGGGCGTTAGGTTAGCTGAACGGGTCCGCtgaatgaacacacacacacttatatcACGCaggcacatatacatacacacacacgggcaTGAGCAGCTGGAGGTAAAGCGTCAAAAGAGTGTGTTTTACCTCGGCTGattctctgtttctctccagaaAGGATCCCTGGGGTGTCAATCACGCTGATGCTCTCTAACACCGGGTTCGTCAGCTGAGCGCACACgaacctacacacacacacacacaacagtgtAAACGTGTCAAAACAAACCCACCAGTAGGCTGTGTAAAAATAATGCATAGCCTGTTTACATCAAATGCATTTTACCATTGATAGAACACAAGTCCTCCTCTTGTGATTGTTATGAGCATTATATTTATGATAAGATGTGCTAAAACAATAAGAGGGGCTTGGGTCAAAATAGAAATATGTGGCCACCACTATATGTAGACAACCACCACCGGACAGCCtccttttgacaaaaataaatgtcatatttGATCCACACTGAAACAGGGGCTGCACTTTTTGTCCGGTAAGAAGATCCCAAGCAAACACAATACATGCGCCAAGGAAAACAGTGACCTCTGTTCTCAGCGCACAAAAATTTCTGCTGTGTGTGTTTCCACGTGTCCCAGTAGGATTCTGTATTCCTTGGGAGGAGGTGCGAATACTCTCAACCTTGCACCTTAACTCTTTCAATCACCGCTCGCTATCATTTCACGCCACCAAACTCTCTCAGCCGCGCAGCCTAATGCGGTGAGTCACTGAAAGTGCCGTCAGTGTTTAGTGAAAAaggtcattgaagactcaaaatgaAGCGTCAGGAGCAGAGTTTTTGCATGGACTGTGTACGTTTCTGCTAGAACGGAGCGCCTATGAAATCTTCAGTGCGGGACCTTTAAGCACAAGAATTTTCGAGTTTCaaactttgctgccattttCCAGCCCCCAGCAATGACCAAAACTGAAACATTTCATAATTTGGTGTCGCCCATCCTGTCTGCTATATGTACTTCAACTTAAAACATTTCGAGTAGTTTGTATTTGGGATTGTGAGGGAGTATTTGTGGGGGGTCTACTCATGCCGATCAAATTCCATGCTGCAAAGTGAAACTGACTTCGGGGGCTGACttttccccaaaatggctgcttcaaattaaaatggcagactttgtCTTTTCTAGCATGGCTtgatgagactttttttttttttgtagggctAGTTATTGATAGAAATGCctcccaaatttcatgttgcaaaaTGAAACCAGCTTCAGAGGCTACATTTTCGACAAAATCTATGTCGTTTcagaccaaaatggctgacttcctgtgtcttttagAGCaagggttcttgagacttttttgtgggccTCCTCATGACAGACATTTACAGTACTAGGGGGCGCTACCGAGCCAACTTTTGTGGTTCACGACCTCGACAATTACCAAATGTAAATTTTCACCGGGATGACCACacctgtgcccccccccccccccaaaaaaaacaggctttACAGTACTCGCACCTTTAATTTGATCTCTTCTGTAAGGACGACATGAgaatttgattttttatttttttgggcatgACACACACATATGCGACACATGACACTGGCAGGTAGAGCAAAGCCTGACTGGTGAGTGCCAGAAATTCAATCACAAAGGAATGTTGCGCGGCGCTGCGGATTCTCACTTTGGCTCACTTTCCAGCCGCCACTTTACATACTTGACAGCGTGGCGAAGCGCAAACCTGTTGAGGAAGGCGTTCCCGAAGGCGTTCAGCTTCCTGAAGGGCTTCTTGGGGTCCACCACCAGGGCGTTGCCGGGGATCACGCCCTCCGTGTCGCCGTGCATCACCGCGATGAAGGAATCCGTGGTGGGCTCGGGCCCGATGCGCATGCCGGGGAAATCTTGCTCCAACAGGTAGCTGTGGGACAAGTGAGGCGTTCGATGACCAGATGCCTTTGATAAGATGAGAGCAGCGTTTCAAAAGCACTTTTTCGACCAAGCAGCACAGTTAGGCTCTGGTAAAAGTTGGAAAGGGTACCAATATAAGACATACGTACTACTTTTGGGCATCCTTCCGTTGGGCTTTTGCTTGCCAGCAGTGCCCCGATTGTTTTTCGTGCTCATGTGACACATTTGCTGCCTTTTGCTAAGCACAATTGGCCATCCACAATTGCTATGCTAGCACTAAGCTAGTATTTCTCAACAACTAACAATCAAGTGATAAGAATTCAACGTCAACAGACAAAAATGGAGTGCAGTACTTGGCTGCAcccagcagaggcactgttgattcaCCTTCAACGAGTTCCAAATCAAGTCATATGCACAGTCCTTTCCATGTTGAAACCGATCTCTTTTAGACAACCTTAACTATTTTTAGAACATATTTGACCAAATAACATCGTCCGGAGACTATCACGGGATACATCTGTGGGGAGTCGCTTGGGTTAAATGACGTTCTTTAGGATAATCAACCGCGCTTCTCCTAGTCACAATTTGTTAACTTCCCAGTTTCCCAATCAACCCGGGGCAGATGGTTCGACACGGTTTTAGTGGCTACATGGGAGTAATCCCCAGCGGATCCGCGCAACGTGACCTAATGCTCTTTATCGTAACAACAAGGAGATGTTTTCGGAAATCTTCTTTTCGTGGTGGCACCTGACAAACCAGTTTGAGTAATGAGTAAATTGAACACGCATTGAACAGTGTTGTCTCTATGGAACGATTTGAGACAGTTGCCCGGGGGCAATCCAGAGCTGCAAGAATTTGGCAGCACATCTAGCGCTTGCAATGCGAATGTTTGGATGCACAGCCTGGTCACGTGCCGGCTGTTAATGCAAACCGTGACGAGGCGATGCGCAGGAATCGCAATCTCAAGATCACAGAGTTTCTCGCCATTTATCGCTATGGCAACACAGTCACGACTCCATTTGAACCCTGTTAttggacaacaaaaaaaacactaaaacagaaaatatgaattataaATTGTTCGATATTAGCATTACACGTCTGATGGAAATAAGTGTTATGACCAATTAAAAACTGACACCCTAAGCATTTTGCAATGGTTTTCTACATTTCTATGCAgcataatagtttttttctaaaagttgtgacctatttttaaaaagttggaaataaaaaaatctatcaaatttgaattcacacattttaagttcattacAATTGAATGTTTTTCCTAAAAACTGGCATTTTCTATGCTTTGTCATgaggtaccttttttttttttttttttttaggttaccAAAAATGCTTCCTCACCCAACAAAGTGGTAAAAGTTTGGAATCTTCCTTCCATCGCCAGCATGCATTTTACAAGCAGGGGGGTTAATCTTACGATGTTGTGTTATGTCTCGCGAACACAGACCGTGAGTGGACTATAAATGTTCCTATCAATGTTTTATGTGTTAACAGATGACAgatttatgattttattattgttttttttttttttttttttttttttaaacatccttacaatgaacacacacacagcatacacacatatacacctTGGAGAGGAGCAAGCAGTGCCTGGTGGCGCCATCTCGGCTGACGTAATGTGTAACGGGCACGTACGAGTGCGTACCAGTGTTTGATAGCACCTCAGGCAAACGTGTATCCTCCTTTTGGTGTTCACTTTATGGTCTATgtttaaaagctttaaaaaaacagcacttgAACTCGACATGACAACCCCTGCTCGCCATTCGGGGCCCTCACAGGCAACTTTACCAGTTAAACTGTCACAAAGTTGTTACTTAATCGGACACGGAAAGTGAAAGAGAAATCTTCCTTCGGGAATGCCTGAACAGCGACAcacttggtggaggtaataaaaAGCTTATTTGTTCCAGATGAAATACTGAATCATGAATCATTCATGAAGTGTGACTGCAGCCGGGTCTGACCGAAGGTTACCGAGCATTTTGCACATTCCTCATTGTCGCGGTAAAATGTCACTGTTCAGGCTGCTGGCTGGGGGAAGGGTggcggtgggggtggggtgctAGTTGGGTGTTGTCATCAACGAAAGAGTGATGAAGAGGGAAAGGGAGGAAGAAGGAGATGGGATGGATGCAGGAAGTTGCTCAAGCGCGTCCTCGCTGGCTTGAAAGGACTAattaagtgtgtgtgcgcgtatcAGAGACATTCATAATCCTAATTTATATTCTTACTGAACTGAGTACAAGGgaacgggatttgaacccacaacctctgaactaTAAGgctgacgtgctaaccagttgtccactgtgccgctaaCTTAAgagatttgtttccaaatacatGATACGTTTAAgccatgcaaagactgagaactttGCAGTGCTACTCGTAtgactgcagtttactgagtcacagtagtCGTGAAACGCTTGTTCGCTCGAGTCTGCGtgattgtattatactgcccccggtggccaagtcccACACAAAATACCTcaataaatgaatgttttttaattcttttcaCTCTACTTAATTATGTTATTGCtacatggtttttttttaagtacaagtAATCAAGCTGTTTTCCTAggaacaaaacacacatttttcatagGTGTTTTTTGGAGAGGATTGAATGGATTAATgcaatttccattcatttcaatagggaaagatgatttgagataagaaTGCTTTGATTTACAATGTGGCATGGAATGAATTTAACTTACAACTCAAGACTCCGCTGTGAATTAATATATTCTACATTCCTCTATTTTTTTATAAGTTGGAACttaatgacataaaaaaatgatacaTTCAGCTGGAAAATGTTTCCACAAAactttgaactccaaattgtaccactttagGAGACATCcactttttaatatttgtttttgaatgttaaA encodes:
- the ehd3 gene encoding EH domain-containing protein 3 — protein: MFSWLGGDDRRKKEPEVFQTVSDGLKKLYKTKLLPLEENYKFHEFHSPALEDADFDNKPMVLLVGQYSTGKTSFIRYLLEQDFPGMRIGPEPTTDSFIAVMHGDTEGVIPGNALVVDPKKPFRKLNAFGNAFLNRFVCAQLTNPVLESISVIDTPGILSGEKQRISRGYDFAAVLEWFAERVDRIILLFDAHKLDISDEFSEVIKALKNHEDKIRVVLNKADQIETQQLMRVYGALMWSLGKIVNTPEVIRVYIGSFWSHPLLIPDNRKLFEAEEQDLFKDIQSLPRNAALRKLNDLIKRARLAKVHAYIISSLKKEMPAVFGRDNKKKELITSLGDIYKRIEREHQISPGDFPNLKRMQDQLQAQDLTKFQPLKSKLLEAVDDMLAHDIAGLMVLVRQEETKRPNPVVKGGAFDGTLDGPFGHGYGEGAGEGIDEAEWVVARDKPAYDEIFYTLSPVNGKVTGANAKREMVKSKLPNTVLGKIWKLADIDKDGMLDDDEFALANHLIKVKLEGHELPTELPAHLLPPSKRKIPE